In Amphiura filiformis chromosome 1, Afil_fr2py, whole genome shotgun sequence, the following are encoded in one genomic region:
- the LOC140152693 gene encoding LOW QUALITY PROTEIN: uncharacterized protein (The sequence of the model RefSeq protein was modified relative to this genomic sequence to represent the inferred CDS: deleted 1 base in 1 codon) codes for MMMMDIKTDERPASTGSSPGTDDSRSEPDRERSPPPAPKLKMGALDIANMIAKHKPAPTSPITGGVSPTQVSPLGSSVKPLDLSQYSRLPIPSTFKGGFYPYQGGPSPPTGLPMYPYNPDAASSLSAAAANSGLNGTAALPMYSYPLTETVGSPSVSTLRLSALLASRKRRSTGSTSGDSNESEEKNLDASSRKKVRPVPEEKKDGAYWERRRKNNDAAKRSRDARRAKEEEIALRAVFLEQDNMKLRAEVSILKSELARLHYMVYNC; via the exons atgatgatgatggatatcAAGACAGACGAGCGACCAGCATCGACAGGTTCGAGCCCCGGGACAGACGATTCTAGAAGTGAGCCTGATCGCGAACGTTCTCCACCTCCTGCACCTAAACTCAAGATGGGCGCTTTGGACATTGCTAACATGATTGCTAAACACAAACCAGCCCCGACTTCCCCCATCACTGGTGGCGTTTCCCCAACGCAAGTGTCCCCGCTTGGTTCTTCGGTGAAACCTCTTGATCTCAGCCAGTACTCGAGACTCCCCATACCGTCTACATTCAAAGGAGGCTTTTACCCATACCAAGGAGGGCCATCTCCTCCCACC GGTTTACCCATGTACCCGTACAACCCTGATGCAGCCTCCAGTTTATCTGCAGCCGCCGCCAATTCTGGTCTTAACGGAACAGCCGCTTTACCAATGTACAGTTATCCCTTAACAGAAACGGTGGGTTCACCATCAGTCTCAACCCTACGTTTGTCAGCGCTACTTGCTTCAAGAAAAAGACGCTCGACGGGTTCAACGTCTGGAGACTCAAATGAATCAGAAGAAAAGAACTTAGACGCTTCGTCGAGAAAGAAAGTGAGACCAGTACCGGAAGAAAAGAAAGATGGTGCTTATTGGGAGAGGAGGAGAAAGAACAACGATGCGGCCAAGAGATCACGAGATGCAAGGAGagcaaaagaagaagaaattgcTCTTCGGGCTGTGTTTTTAGAACAAGATAACATGAAATTAAGAGCAGAAGTATCAATTTTGAAAAGCGAACTTGCCAGATTACACTACATGGTGTATAACTGCTAA